The proteins below are encoded in one region of Poecile atricapillus isolate bPoeAtr1 chromosome 19, bPoeAtr1.hap1, whole genome shotgun sequence:
- the PABPN1 gene encoding polyadenylate-binding protein 2 encodes MEEEAEKLKELQNEVEKQMNMSPPPGNAGPVIMSLEEKMEADARSIYVGNVDYGATAEELEAHFHGCGSVNRVTILCDKYSGHPKGFAYIEFSDKESVRTSMALDESLFRGRQIKVIPKRTNRPGISSTDRGFPRGRFRGRGGGFGSQRSRFYSGYARPRARGYRGRSRATSWYSPY; translated from the exons atggaggaggaggcggAAAAGCTGAAAGAGCTGCAGAACGAGGTGGAGAAGCAGATGAACATGAGCCCCCCTCCGGGCAATg CCGGCCCGGTGATCATGTCCCTGGAGGAGAAAATGGAGGCCGACGCTCGCTCCATCTACGTCGGCAAC GTGGATTACGGCGCCACGGCCGAGGAGCTGGAGGCGCATTTCCACGGCTGCGGCTCCGTCAATCGCGTCACCATCCTCTGCGACAAGTACAGCGGGCACCCCAAGGG CTTCGCCTACATCGAGTTCTCCGACAAGGAGTCGGTGCGAACCTCCATGGCGCTGGACGAGTCGCTCTTCCGCGGCCGACAGATCAAG GTGATCCCCAAGCGCACCAACCGCCCCGGGATCAGCAGCACCGACCGCGGATTCCCCCGGGGACGATtccggggccgggggggggggttCGGCTCCCAGCGCTCCCGCTTCTACAGCGGCTACGCACGGCCCCGCGCCAGAGGCTACAG GGGCCGATCCCGAGCCACCTCCTGGTACTCCCcgtattaa